GAACGCGGGCGTCGACGACATCGTCGACGTGATGCAGTCGAACGAGCTGTGTGACACGTACGGGCTCGACAGCATCACCTGCGGGAACGTCGTCTCGGCGTACTTAGCGAGCGAAGACGAGTTCGGGAACACGGACCTCATCTTCGAGACGGTCGAGAAGATCGCGCACCGAGAGGGCGTCGGCGACCTGCTCGCGGAGGGGATCGACCGCTTCCACGAGGAGCTGGGCGTCGAGAACTGGACCGTCAAGGGGCTCGACTTCGCCGCCCACGACGGCCGCACGCTGAACGGCCAGGGGCTGTCGTACGCGACGGCGACGCGGGGAGCAGACCACATGTTCACCACGATGTACGCGTGGGAGTACCCCCTCGTCGACGGCGAGGACGCGTACGACCCCACGGGGCTGGAAGGGAAACCGGAGATGGTCATCAAACAGGAGAACGCCCGCGCGCTGGAGGACTGCGGGATCATCTGTCGCTTCTCGCGGAGCTTCATGACCCCCGAACGGCTCGAAGGGCTGTTCTCCGCCGACTACGAGGCGCTCCTGGAGGTGGGGTCGACGGTCGTCGACCTCGAACGCCACTTCAACAACCAGCGGGGCGTCGACCGAGACGACGACACGCTCCCCTACTCGCTGCCGAACTTCGAGGCGGCGCTCGACGAGTACTACGACCGCCGGGGGTGGACCGACGAGGGCACCGTTCCGAGCGGGCACGTCGACACCGCCGTCAGCGCCGACTGACGGACGAACGGCGGCTTTTTTCAGAGCGTACCACACCGTCGCCTAGCACTCGCCCCGTCGAACGACGAGACGAGACGAACGTCGGTCCGATGACGTGGCTGATGCGACGAGTCGTGACGAACGTCCGTGCCGCGAGTGAAAAGAGAGCCGGGGCGAGTCGCCTTACTTCACCACGTCGATCTTCTCGCGGTCGATCGACAGGGCCACCGCGCCGACAACGACGAGTCCCAGGATGATCTCTTGGACGAACGAGTCGATGCCGAGCAGGTTCATCCCGTTGTTCAGCACCGCGATGACGAGCACGCCCAAGATGGTTCGGTGCGGGCCGCCGACGCCGCCGGTCAGCGCCGTCCCGCCCATGACGATGGCGGCGATGCTGGGGAGCATGAGCCCGCTCCCGATGTTCGGCGACGCCGAGGAGATCCGCAGCGTCAACAGCACGCCGGCGGTCCCGCAGAGCAGCCCCGACAGCACGAACGGGTAGATCTTGTAGCGGTCGACCTTCGCGCCGGCGAGTTCGACGACGCGCTCGTTCTCGCCCAGCGCGAAGCAGTACCGCCCGAACTTCGTCCGGAACGCGAGGACGATGGTGCCGAGGTAGATGAGCAGCCCCCAGAGCACGAGGTTGGGAATCCCGAAGACTTCGCCGTTCGAGATGGTCCGGATGGCGGGATTCCGGAACGTGATGGTCGACCCGCCGGTGATGATCTTCCCGACCCCGGCCATCACCGAGAGCGTCCCGAGCGTGACGAGGAACGAGGGCACCTTGAGTTTCGTGAAGATGATGCCGTTGAACAGCCCGGCGAGCATCCCGACACCGATGGCGAGCGGGATGGCCAAGAGGCCTAAGCCGAACTCCGAGATCAGGACGACGGTCACGACGCCCGTCAAGAGTACCATCGACTCGACGGAGAGGTCGATGCTCTGCTGGAGGATGGGGAAGGTCCCCGCGAGCGCGACCAACAGGAGCGTGACGGCGTTTTTCGCGACGTTGTCGAGCAGGTTCGCCTCCGTCAGGAAGCGGTCCGTGGTGAACGAGAACGTGAGTATCAGCCCGAACAGCATGACGAACGGGCC
This genomic window from Halorubrum sp. PV6 contains:
- a CDS encoding ABC transporter permease, which gives rise to MLFGLILTFSFTTDRFLTEANLLDNVAKNAVTLLLVALAGTFPILQQSIDLSVESMVLLTGVVTVVLISEFGLGLLAIPLAIGVGMLAGLFNGIIFTKLKVPSFLVTLGTLSVMAGVGKIITGGSTITFRNPAIRTISNGEVFGIPNLVLWGLLIYLGTIVLAFRTKFGRYCFALGENERVVELAGAKVDRYKIYPFVLSGLLCGTAGVLLTLRISSASPNIGSGLMLPSIAAIVMGGTALTGGVGGPHRTILGVLVIAVLNNGMNLLGIDSFVQEIILGLVVVGAVALSIDREKIDVVK